In Desulfuribacillus alkaliarsenatis, a genomic segment contains:
- the ggt gene encoding gamma-glutamyltransferase — MGSGTKTRQKKKTLAMSDKGMVSTASTIATEAGVEILQRGGNAIDAAVAAAFCLGVTEPQASGLGGQSMALLKMANAETSVAVDGSSRSPFSINPSNIPSKRLKLGIKATTVPSTPATLGYLLETYGRLTIEEVLQPAIRAAREGYLITALQHRLLMKEREHLLRDRLASSIFFSNGNALRAGERLVQKSLASTLEQMASSGWRDFYHGQIAEKILTDMQEQGGYFTEIDLQQIPIPIERPVLEGTYRGLKIETFPPPGAGRALVQILNILETFEPEELDLNKTQAILILALAFRAALRDRERMPIDPARYLQSTNQLMVDKGYAAEITDRIKAIVVRIPKDELCAPPKTSGETTHLSVADAEGNMIGITQSIELVFGSKTMAQELGFFYNNYMSAYNYEDMTHPHYFLPGTAPWSSVAPTLVYENNKPRLLLGSPGSERIATSLVQVISRVFDAGEDLATAIAAPRLHSSSSQKVQIEKERFCSETIEHLEKAGFHIVKRGAYSFYLGCVQAILLPHKPEQKFVGVADIRRDGSAKGM, encoded by the coding sequence ATGGGTAGTGGGACAAAGACGCGTCAAAAAAAGAAGACCTTAGCCATGAGTGATAAGGGGATGGTATCGACGGCATCTACAATTGCAACAGAGGCTGGAGTTGAAATTTTACAGCGAGGCGGTAATGCGATTGATGCTGCTGTTGCCGCTGCTTTTTGTTTAGGTGTAACTGAGCCCCAGGCTTCAGGACTAGGTGGACAAAGCATGGCACTGCTTAAAATGGCCAATGCCGAAACATCTGTAGCAGTTGACGGGTCCTCAAGGTCACCATTTAGTATTAATCCTAGTAATATTCCGAGCAAACGATTAAAGCTAGGTATTAAAGCAACAACTGTGCCATCCACGCCTGCTACATTAGGATATTTATTAGAGACATATGGAAGGCTAACTATTGAAGAGGTGTTGCAGCCCGCCATAAGAGCTGCTAGGGAAGGGTATTTAATAACTGCCTTACAGCATCGATTGCTAATGAAGGAAAGGGAGCACTTACTAAGGGACAGACTGGCAAGCTCTATCTTTTTCTCGAATGGTAATGCCTTGAGAGCCGGGGAACGCTTAGTTCAGAAAAGTCTTGCAAGCACTTTAGAGCAAATGGCTAGCTCAGGTTGGCGTGATTTCTACCATGGTCAGATAGCTGAGAAAATCCTTACTGATATGCAAGAGCAGGGAGGCTATTTTACGGAAATTGATCTGCAGCAAATTCCGATTCCGATAGAGCGACCTGTTTTAGAAGGTACTTACCGAGGCTTGAAAATAGAAACCTTTCCACCGCCGGGTGCAGGTAGAGCTTTAGTGCAGATTCTAAATATTTTAGAAACCTTTGAGCCAGAAGAGTTAGATTTAAATAAAACACAGGCAATCTTAATATTAGCCCTAGCATTTCGTGCGGCGCTAAGGGATAGAGAACGGATGCCAATTGACCCTGCTCGATATCTGCAATCAACGAATCAACTAATGGTCGATAAAGGCTATGCAGCGGAGATTACTGATCGTATAAAGGCGATAGTGGTACGGATACCTAAAGACGAGCTGTGTGCGCCACCTAAGACCTCGGGGGAAACAACGCATTTGTCTGTGGCTGATGCTGAGGGGAATATGATTGGTATAACACAATCGATTGAGCTAGTGTTTGGCAGCAAAACGATGGCGCAGGAGCTTGGATTTTTTTATAATAATTATATGAGTGCATACAACTACGAAGATATGACCCATCCGCATTACTTTTTACCTGGTACTGCCCCATGGAGTAGCGTGGCGCCGACATTAGTTTATGAAAATAATAAGCCGCGCTTATTACTAGGAAGCCCTGGTAGTGAACGGATTGCTACTAGTTTAGTGCAAGTAATATCGAGGGTTTTCGATGCGGGTGAAGATTTAGCGACTGCAATAGCTGCCCCAAGGCTACACTCCTCGAGCTCACAAAAAGTGCAAATTGAAAAGGAGCGCTTTTGTTCGGAGACAATAGAACATTTAGAAAAAGCAGGATTTCATATTGTTAAACGAGGTGCGTATAGCTTTTACTTAGGGTGCGTACAAGCGATATTACTGCCACACAAACCAGAACAGAAATTTGTTGGTGTTGCAGATATTAGGCGGGATGGGTCTGCCAAAGGTATGTAA
- a CDS encoding type II toxin-antitoxin system prevent-host-death family antitoxin has translation MPEIRPSSDLRNKYNEISQFCHEYNEPVYITKNGQGDLAVMSIETYERLVGKYELYKLLDDGLEAKKEKKVRNFNEALVDIQKGLENE, from the coding sequence ATGCCAGAGATAAGACCAAGCTCAGATCTTAGGAATAAGTATAATGAAATATCACAGTTTTGCCACGAGTATAATGAACCTGTATACATTACTAAAAACGGTCAAGGCGATTTAGCTGTAATGAGTATTGAAACTTATGAGCGTCTTGTTGGAAAATATGAATTATATAAATTACTTGACGATGGATTAGAAGCAAAGAAAGAGAAGAAGGTAAGAAATTTCAATGAAGCATTAGTTGACATTCAGAAAGGTTTAGAAAATGAGTAG
- a CDS encoding CapA family protein, producing MTTINIAAVGDILMWRPQINAARANGGSYSFDKMFKEVMPELKNADLTIGNLETTLSGPEFPHFRINPKTKYPMFNCPDELASTLKRVGFDILTTANNHCMDCGITGLNRTLDILDKHSLMHTGTYRTANEARKDLIVNVKGIKIGILSYTYGTNFIPVPEDRKWAVNSIYYPKLNKDIKRLKNKSDLVIVCLHFGREFYRYPSDKQKKTVEKTLEYGADIILGCHPHVLQPIVFHKQKNKLVIYSLGNFISQKMLNNKHSERALILKIQVKKDDNNNVTVADYSYLPTWVQERAVNGKKVYRVLPVKRFLDKPDTFISKTDSESLKQAWKSITSHIKGKAR from the coding sequence GTGACGACGATTAATATTGCTGCAGTTGGGGACATCCTGATGTGGAGGCCGCAGATAAATGCTGCACGAGCTAATGGTGGTTCCTATTCTTTTGATAAAATGTTTAAAGAGGTTATGCCAGAGCTTAAAAATGCAGATTTAACTATAGGGAATTTAGAAACCACCCTATCTGGACCTGAATTTCCTCACTTTCGAATTAATCCTAAAACAAAATACCCGATGTTTAATTGTCCAGATGAACTAGCGTCAACACTTAAAAGAGTCGGGTTTGATATACTTACGACTGCTAACAATCATTGTATGGACTGTGGAATCACTGGTTTGAATAGAACGTTAGATATTTTAGATAAACATAGCTTGATGCATACGGGTACTTATAGAACAGCAAATGAAGCACGTAAGGATTTAATTGTAAACGTAAAAGGAATCAAGATTGGCATACTTTCCTATACCTATGGCACGAATTTCATACCAGTACCAGAGGACAGGAAATGGGCAGTAAATAGTATCTATTACCCAAAGCTGAATAAAGACATTAAACGCTTAAAAAATAAAAGTGATTTAGTCATAGTATGTCTGCACTTCGGACGGGAGTTCTATAGATATCCTAGTGACAAGCAGAAAAAGACTGTAGAAAAAACTTTGGAATATGGTGCAGATATAATTCTAGGCTGCCACCCACACGTACTACAGCCGATTGTGTTTCACAAGCAAAAGAACAAATTAGTTATCTACTCATTAGGTAATTTCATATCACAAAAAATGCTAAATAATAAGCACAGTGAACGTGCGCTTATCCTAAAAATACAAGTTAAAAAAGATGACAATAATAACGTCACAGTTGCTGACTATAGTTATCTACCGACCTGGGTGCAAGAGCGTGCGGTTAATGGCAAAAAAGTTTATCGTGTTCTACCTGTTAAGCGTTTTCTAGATAAGCCAGATACGTTTATATCAAAAACTGACAGCGAGAGTTTGAAGCAAGCATGGAAAAGTATTACATCACATATTAAGGGTAAGGCTAGGTGA
- a CDS encoding LuxR C-terminal-related transcriptional regulator, with product MTKYREILRLNSQGMSQRSISSSCQCSRNTVK from the coding sequence ATGACCAAATATCGAGAAATCCTTAGGCTTAATAGTCAAGGTATGAGCCAACGCAGTATTTCATCTAGCTGCCAGTGCTCACGAAACACCGTCAAGAA
- a CDS encoding response regulator: MRVAVVVDSVKLARERVCKLIEKFDFHVLEAETAEQFFNHMEDYRYNVDIVFMDIQLPDADGFDLIKKLKIKNSSVPVIVVTAQTNRNMFINGIIAGASEYILKPYEDAELESRFVKIIGSTSYSSASGSSEIKPMITMNLDRFLRGEIRKAQKGKIDLSIMLLAFYDTSQPFNLTVDATYIKQSYYIHRQLQQLFWDTDVFLPYGSQTFIGIFPFCDKGQTLHIRRKVLNKCREIKAEKREFKFYDVQMTFSSYPEDGETREQLLDVLIERMTVAMKRDKQVHNKILSKI, encoded by the coding sequence ATGAGAGTAGCCGTGGTTGTAGATTCAGTAAAGCTTGCCCGTGAACGGGTGTGTAAATTAATAGAAAAATTCGATTTTCATGTGCTGGAAGCAGAGACAGCGGAGCAGTTTTTCAACCATATGGAGGATTACCGATATAACGTTGATATAGTGTTTATGGATATACAGTTACCTGACGCAGACGGATTTGATTTAATTAAAAAGCTCAAGATAAAAAATTCCTCTGTGCCTGTAATTGTTGTAACGGCACAAACCAATAGAAACATGTTTATTAATGGAATAATAGCAGGAGCCTCAGAATACATCCTGAAACCTTATGAAGACGCAGAGCTTGAGTCGAGGTTTGTGAAAATAATAGGGTCAACTAGCTATTCTTCAGCTTCAGGTAGCAGTGAAATAAAGCCTATGATAACTATGAATCTTGACCGATTTTTACGTGGTGAAATTAGAAAGGCTCAAAAGGGCAAAATCGATTTATCTATAATGCTTCTAGCTTTCTATGATACAAGCCAGCCATTTAATCTAACGGTAGACGCAACCTATATTAAACAAAGCTATTATATACATAGGCAGTTGCAGCAATTGTTCTGGGACACTGATGTGTTTTTACCTTATGGATCGCAAACCTTTATTGGGATTTTTCCATTCTGTGATAAAGGGCAAACACTTCATATTAGAAGGAAAGTATTAAACAAATGCAGAGAAATTAAAGCAGAGAAACGGGAATTTAAATTTTATGATGTACAGATGACGTTCTCCTCATATCCTGAGGATGGAGAGACACGTGAGCAACTATTAGACGTTCTAATTGAAAGAATGACTGTCGCAATGAAAAGAGATAAGCAGGTACATAATAAAATTCTTAGTAAAATATAA
- a CDS encoding class I SAM-dependent methyltransferase yields the protein MDNETKKDLDLQHSHWEKHWDHSKNPQSFFESPSNAVKIAAKQFKKKGNTKVLELGGGLGRDTLYLAKQGFQVHVLEYTEKGVQTIRDKAKAAGLIDSIIVIQHDVRESLPFEKDYFDYCFSHMLYCMAFTNKELEFLSQEIKRVLKQSAINVYTVRNTKDSMFGTGTHKGGNMYEIQGFIINFFDEIMIKRLSKGFELLEINEFEEGELPKRLYSVTLKKI from the coding sequence TTGGATAATGAAACGAAAAAAGACTTGGACTTACAACACTCTCACTGGGAAAAACATTGGGATCACTCAAAAAATCCACAATCATTTTTTGAATCTCCAAGTAATGCAGTTAAAATAGCGGCTAAACAGTTTAAAAAGAAAGGGAATACAAAGGTTCTAGAGTTAGGTGGAGGACTAGGGCGGGACACTTTGTATTTAGCAAAACAAGGTTTTCAGGTCCATGTTTTGGAATACACAGAAAAGGGAGTTCAAACGATTCGTGACAAAGCAAAGGCGGCAGGTTTAATAGATTCTATTATTGTCATTCAGCATGACGTTAGAGAATCTCTTCCTTTTGAGAAGGATTATTTTGACTATTGTTTTTCTCATATGTTATATTGTATGGCTTTTACTAATAAAGAGCTGGAATTCTTATCTCAAGAAATTAAAAGAGTGTTAAAACAGAGCGCTATCAATGTATATACAGTCAGAAACACCAAAGACTCAATGTTTGGAACTGGTACACATAAAGGTGGAAACATGTATGAAATACAGGGATTTATTATAAACTTCTTTGATGAAATAATGATAAAACGATTGTCTAAAGGATTTGAACTACTAGAAATAAATGAGTTTGAGGAAGGAGAACTCCCTAAACGATTATATAGTGTCACTCTTAAAAAGATATAA
- a CDS encoding type II toxin-antitoxin system RelE/ParE family toxin — MSRYLIGITEPAEEDLRQIGKYITKEFLSPVTAKEVINKIGNEILRLEIMPLRNAIVPDERLTLLGIRKIIVDNYLVFYIVEESSRIVTVIRILYKRRNWLSLL; from the coding sequence ATGAGTAGATATTTAATTGGAATTACTGAACCAGCTGAAGAAGATTTGCGTCAAATTGGTAAGTACATCACAAAAGAATTTTTGAGCCCTGTTACCGCTAAAGAAGTTATTAATAAAATTGGTAATGAAATTCTTCGTTTAGAGATTATGCCTTTGAGGAATGCGATAGTACCAGATGAAAGACTTACTCTTCTTGGCATAAGAAAGATTATAGTCGATAATTATTTAGTTTTTTATATTGTCGAGGAGAGTAGTCGGATAGTTACGGTAATTAGGATACTTTATAAAAGGAGAAACTGGTTGAGTTTGCTATAA
- a CDS encoding nitroreductase family protein — protein sequence MDAIFKRRSIRKFTKNDVSEAQVEKILKAAMSAPSAGNQQPWHFIVIRKPSILKEIPKIHPYSNMLLEAPLAIVVCGDPSLERFKGYWVQDCSAAIQNMLITITDLGLGAVWVGIYPEESADADDFRKLLNIPNSVIPLAVIPIGHPGENKSPADRFNAERIHYDCW from the coding sequence ATGGATGCTATTTTCAAACGTAGAAGTATTAGAAAGTTCACAAAAAATGATGTATCTGAAGCACAAGTGGAAAAAATCTTAAAAGCTGCTATGAGTGCCCCATCCGCTGGGAATCAGCAGCCCTGGCATTTTATTGTAATTCGCAAGCCATCAATACTTAAAGAAATACCAAAAATACACCCATATTCAAATATGCTTTTGGAAGCTCCCCTCGCAATCGTCGTTTGTGGAGATCCTAGTTTGGAAAGATTTAAAGGTTACTGGGTTCAAGATTGCTCTGCAGCTATTCAAAACATGCTAATAACTATTACAGATTTAGGCCTTGGGGCGGTTTGGGTTGGTATTTACCCTGAGGAAAGTGCAGATGCAGACGATTTCAGAAAATTATTAAACATACCTAATAGCGTAATACCGTTGGCAGTTATCCCGATAGGGCACCCTGGAGAAAACAAATCTCCAGCAGATCGTTTTAACGCTGAACGAATCCATTACGATTGCTGGTAA
- a CDS encoding MFS transporter: MDKQNSKFRWVVFATVMFTYLLIASQRTAPGLITNQLMADFNITASTVGLLISVQFFLYTVLQIPMGILADRYGPNLLLIIGTTITGLGTILYSLGNHEIVLFISRVLIGTGDATIWVNMVLILNLWFKAKEFVKLIGLAGMTGSLGFLLATVPFTLWIGLLGWRLAFFFTGLLLCLCGSLLYFVLIKKQKQIFVEEYAAIENKMQRETLLTLLRRIFSNKQAWALFLCHFGIVGGYIGFIGSWAVPYGMDVYGIARSDASQLIMIGLVGALIGAPLASWISSRLDTIKRPYLIIHSIVLLSWGSFLLFNGSPPLPILIILFFIVGFGFGSSALTFAAVRQSFPVKDAGFVSGFVNTGGFLSAAILPSMLGYILDFSMKVTGSSVDGYYYGFIIIVIFSALGLLGVLLIHEKQPPKHLRFEGR; encoded by the coding sequence GTGGATAAACAAAATAGCAAATTTAGATGGGTTGTATTTGCTACTGTAATGTTTACCTATTTATTGATTGCAAGCCAACGGACGGCGCCAGGGTTGATTACTAATCAACTGATGGCGGATTTTAATATAACGGCATCTACAGTAGGGTTACTAATTAGTGTTCAATTTTTTTTGTATACAGTTTTGCAAATTCCGATGGGCATTTTAGCTGACCGTTACGGTCCTAACTTATTACTGATTATTGGTACTACAATAACGGGCTTAGGTACAATTCTATATAGTTTGGGCAACCATGAAATAGTCTTGTTTATATCAAGAGTGCTTATAGGGACGGGAGATGCGACCATATGGGTCAACATGGTTTTGATTTTGAACCTATGGTTTAAGGCGAAAGAGTTTGTTAAGCTAATAGGGCTGGCGGGTATGACTGGAAGCCTGGGTTTTTTATTGGCAACTGTACCCTTCACTTTGTGGATTGGGTTGCTAGGCTGGAGACTAGCGTTTTTTTTCACAGGATTACTACTGTGTTTATGTGGTAGTTTGCTTTACTTTGTACTTATAAAGAAACAGAAGCAAATTTTTGTTGAGGAATACGCAGCGATAGAAAATAAAATGCAACGTGAAACACTACTAACTTTATTGCGTAGAATATTTTCAAATAAACAGGCGTGGGCTTTGTTTTTATGTCATTTTGGCATTGTAGGTGGTTATATAGGATTTATAGGTTCGTGGGCTGTGCCTTACGGGATGGATGTTTATGGGATTGCTCGTTCTGATGCAAGTCAATTGATTATGATAGGTCTTGTTGGGGCACTTATAGGAGCACCATTAGCAAGTTGGATTTCAAGTCGCTTAGATACTATTAAAAGGCCGTACTTAATTATTCATAGTATTGTATTGCTTAGCTGGGGTTCGTTTTTATTGTTCAATGGGAGTCCGCCACTTCCTATATTAATTATACTTTTCTTTATTGTTGGATTTGGTTTTGGTTCAAGTGCCCTTACCTTTGCAGCGGTACGTCAATCCTTTCCAGTTAAGGACGCGGGATTTGTCTCGGGATTTGTAAATACAGGCGGATTTTTGAGTGCAGCAATATTACCAAGTATGCTCGGGTATATATTGGACTTTTCCATGAAGGTAACTGGTAGCAGCGTGGATGGGTACTACTATGGTTTTATTATTATTGTTATCTTTTCTGCTCTTGGTTTGTTAGGGGTGCTTTTAATTCATGAAAAACAGCCCCCAAAACATTTGCGTTTTGAGGGTCGTTAA
- a CDS encoding pentapeptide repeat-containing protein has translation MFNELKSDCINCFGLCCVALPYGKSSDFPFNKDGGNPCRNLCSNNLCTIHNQLREKGFRGCVSYECFGAGQHVSQSIYKGKDWREDAERAEEMFAVFPLAQQLYEMLWYLQQTLTLKETQSLHSSLQKIYEETIELTIKKPEEILIIDITAHRSKVNDLLIDSSEMYRANRNKKGKKNGLKKKSDYLGANLKGFNLQGEDFRGKLMIASNLSQSDLRGADFIGADLRDADLRGADLSEVLFLTQSQINSAVGDVHTKIPSNLERPSHWVNKNVS, from the coding sequence ATGTTTAATGAATTAAAATCGGATTGTATTAATTGTTTTGGATTATGTTGTGTAGCGTTACCTTATGGAAAATCATCTGACTTTCCTTTTAACAAAGATGGCGGAAATCCTTGCCGTAATTTATGTTCAAATAACTTGTGTACTATACACAATCAATTGAGGGAGAAAGGCTTTCGTGGTTGTGTTTCTTATGAGTGTTTTGGTGCTGGTCAGCATGTTTCACAATCTATTTATAAAGGTAAAGATTGGCGTGAAGATGCTGAGCGTGCAGAGGAAATGTTTGCTGTATTTCCTCTTGCCCAACAACTGTATGAAATGCTCTGGTATCTCCAACAAACTCTTACTTTAAAGGAAACACAATCGTTACATAGTAGCCTGCAAAAGATTTACGAAGAAACGATTGAACTAACCATAAAAAAGCCAGAAGAGATTTTAATAATTGATATAACGGCACACAGAAGCAAGGTCAACGATCTGTTAATAGACTCAAGTGAAATGTATAGAGCCAACAGGAATAAAAAAGGTAAAAAGAACGGTTTGAAGAAAAAGTCAGACTATTTAGGAGCGAATTTAAAGGGGTTTAATCTACAAGGCGAAGATTTTCGTGGAAAACTAATGATAGCATCAAATTTAAGCCAAAGTGATTTGAGGGGAGCTGATTTTATTGGTGCTGACCTTAGAGACGCAGATTTAAGGGGTGCTGATTTATCTGAAGTTCTTTTTCTTACACAGTCACAAATCAATTCAGCAGTTGGAGATGTTCATACTAAAATACCAAGTAATTTAGAAAGACCAAGCCATTGGGTTAACAAAAATGTTTCTTAA
- a CDS encoding IS110 family transposase codes for MNCSSLGNLHISITGNFSRPLVEFFENEGYRVIILNPLQTHQQKKKSIRKIKTDPIDANRIAQVYYLSDFKLRNKLDNSLIDLRNLCRQYDGFNTLYTEAQLRFRSTLDLVFPNYDKVFSHLCCKTSLNVISNFPSSKQLVAFAGGL; via the coding sequence ATAAACTGTTCAAGCCTAGGCAATCTTCATATCTCGATTACTGGTAATTTTTCTAGGCCGCTGGTGGAGTTCTTTGAAAATGAGGGATACAGAGTTATTATTCTTAATCCCCTTCAAACTCACCAGCAAAAGAAAAAGTCTATTCGTAAGATTAAAACTGATCCAATTGATGCTAATCGCATTGCTCAAGTTTATTACTTAAGTGATTTTAAACTTCGTAATAAACTTGATAATTCTCTAATTGATCTAAGAAATCTTTGTCGTCAATATGATGGTTTTAATACCCTATATACGGAGGCTCAACTTCGCTTTAGAAGTACTCTTGATCTGGTTTTTCCAAACTATGATAAAGTATTTTCTCACCTTTGTTGTAAAACCTCTTTGAATGTTATTTCTAACTTTCCTTCTTCCAAACAACTGGTAGCTTTTGCAGGTGGTTTATAG
- a CDS encoding ATP-grasp domain-containing protein, producing the protein MKIAIIYNRDSQAVINLFGKQNREKYGLQTINRIKNALKAQGHQVQAFEGDKNIIRKLEEFMPSVISGERPGLVFNLSYGIQGRARYTHIPSILEMLGIPYVGSGPESHGIALDKVVTKMILIQKGLPTPKFAVLEKPDDPLDEALSYPMIVKPRDEAVSFGLKVVRNEQELREGVKFIYDTFNGPTLVEEFIEGMEVNVGLLGNQPVEALPPVELQFGEGEQIYTYEDKTKQSGRTVQHVCPANLSPEQSEQVQKLAIDAFKAIGLFDSARVDFRIDKEGNPYILEINSLASLGLGGSYVYAANYVGLDYDKLVNRLVDVASQRYFGTPLASQLQTRTRDKRQAVFTYLTKNRDKIEEELKLWTNISSRTEDAVGLSTIVRKLDERLQKIGLHLSDELSNRRSVWTWETEEQKKEGTLLVFPIDIPIERRVYPVPFRKDPEWLHGEGIASSRAGIITVLYALSALKIIKKLKGKKIGVLAYSDEGRGMRYSNTYLQMAASNYEQVLVMNPGIYQGKVVDQRRGSRKYKVVIDGSSMRVGSKVKKDVMSWFMERYDQISQLNRPEDKLSVAVLDIHSDRYSILLSHRLQANIYVNYLNSKHADLVEKRLKEIFVVQDKEIHSNLEKLEERAPLIRNRSTKKLIEQLKSISEEWQLPFGVDSSLLPSAAGVVPTKTPVLCGLAPASKDIYTPDEAIHRGELLQRLLLLTLYLLKD; encoded by the coding sequence TTGAAGATTGCTATTATTTATAATCGAGATAGTCAGGCCGTTATCAATTTGTTTGGTAAGCAAAATCGTGAGAAGTACGGATTACAAACTATAAATCGCATAAAAAATGCGCTGAAAGCTCAAGGTCATCAAGTACAAGCCTTCGAGGGTGATAAAAACATCATTCGTAAGCTTGAGGAATTTATGCCTTCGGTTATCAGTGGTGAGCGGCCAGGGTTAGTATTTAACCTTAGTTACGGAATTCAAGGTAGGGCCCGTTATACACACATTCCTAGTATTCTGGAGATGCTTGGTATTCCTTACGTAGGGTCTGGTCCAGAGAGTCATGGAATTGCTTTGGACAAGGTAGTTACGAAGATGATTCTCATACAAAAGGGTCTGCCGACGCCAAAGTTTGCTGTATTAGAAAAGCCAGACGATCCACTTGATGAAGCTTTAAGCTATCCAATGATTGTTAAACCAAGGGATGAAGCGGTCTCCTTTGGTCTAAAAGTCGTACGAAATGAGCAAGAGCTTCGTGAAGGGGTCAAATTCATTTATGATACATTCAATGGTCCGACATTGGTAGAGGAATTTATCGAGGGTATGGAAGTAAATGTAGGACTCTTAGGTAACCAGCCAGTGGAGGCACTACCACCAGTTGAGCTGCAATTTGGTGAAGGTGAACAAATCTATACATATGAAGATAAGACTAAACAGAGTGGTAGGACCGTACAGCATGTATGTCCAGCGAATTTATCTCCTGAACAATCAGAGCAAGTGCAGAAGCTTGCCATTGACGCATTTAAGGCTATCGGGTTATTTGACAGCGCTAGGGTAGATTTCCGAATTGATAAAGAAGGTAATCCTTATATTTTAGAAATCAACTCCCTTGCGAGCTTAGGCTTAGGTGGTTCATATGTATACGCTGCAAACTACGTTGGCTTAGACTATGACAAATTGGTCAATCGCCTAGTTGATGTTGCCAGTCAGCGCTATTTTGGAACACCGTTAGCGAGCCAACTGCAAACACGTACCAGGGATAAAAGGCAGGCAGTATTCACCTATTTGACTAAAAACAGGGACAAAATTGAAGAAGAACTAAAGCTATGGACAAATATATCAAGTAGAACAGAGGATGCCGTAGGCTTAAGTACGATTGTCAGGAAGCTAGATGAGCGCTTACAAAAGATTGGTTTGCATCTATCTGACGAATTAAGTAATCGACGTTCTGTATGGACGTGGGAAACTGAAGAGCAGAAAAAAGAAGGAACATTACTAGTGTTTCCAATAGACATTCCAATTGAACGTAGAGTATATCCAGTTCCTTTCCGCAAAGACCCTGAATGGCTTCATGGAGAGGGTATAGCATCAAGTCGTGCTGGCATCATCACAGTGCTTTATGCATTATCAGCTTTGAAGATAATTAAGAAACTGAAGGGAAAGAAAATCGGTGTTCTTGCATATAGTGATGAAGGTCGTGGAATGCGTTATAGCAACACATATCTACAGATGGCCGCCAGTAACTATGAACAGGTTTTAGTCATGAATCCTGGTATTTATCAGGGTAAAGTCGTTGACCAGCGAAGAGGATCAAGAAAATATAAGGTAGTCATTGATGGTTCGTCAATGCGCGTTGGTTCAAAGGTGAAGAAGGATGTAATGTCCTGGTTCATGGAAAGATACGATCAAATATCTCAGCTAAACCGTCCAGAAGATAAGCTATCTGTTGCTGTGCTCGATATTCATTCGGACCGCTATAGTATACTGCTCTCCCATCGATTGCAAGCAAATATATATGTAAACTACTTAAACTCAAAGCATGCGGATTTAGTGGAGAAGCGTCTGAAGGAGATATTTGTAGTTCAGGATAAAGAGATTCACTCAAACTTAGAGAAGCTAGAAGAAAGAGCGCCATTAATACGAAACAGAAGCACGAAGAAGCTAATAGAACAGCTGAAAAGCATCTCGGAGGAATGGCAGCTTCCGTTTGGCGTAGATTCAAGCTTGCTTCCATCAGCAGCTGGAGTAGTACCTACTAAGACACCAGTTTTATGTGGTTTAGCACCTGCTAGTAAGGATATATACACTCCTGATGAGGCAATTCATAGGGGAGAACTTCTACAAAGACTGTTGTTGCTAACGCTTTATTTACTAAAGGATTAA